Proteins found in one Mytilus edulis chromosome 2, xbMytEdul2.2, whole genome shotgun sequence genomic segment:
- the LOC139511756 gene encoding latrophilin receptor-like protein A translates to MKFTDKCYTSYEISHSHPGHLYVHSHVNQLLFCEQIELNENEFSVNMKDFKLTIISRNTDIEQDDYMLMSPRKARLCVNRLQTVNTRKDSYNSTVVWNTVALVVTCISLVCLVLTFLTYCFFSSLRTLPGKNNMCLVFAMFCAQFVFQFVEFGTKSDIGCKVIGVLIHYFWLVTFGCLNVCSFHMFYVFTSKTSIHISETSRLAVYIFYSYGIPAIVVVLNIIITRSLSSVTLIGYGGHVCFLNQQIAFFVTFIIPINLVCFSNIFFFIGTAFKIARRPKLKNDSQMSLNQIQFRVYVKLFSITGISWIFQIIDSFIPFSAFSIIVSFLNALQGVFIFMSYVCNRRVLNLYKQTRMSLSENSDSKTTRHTTSTELSRM, encoded by the coding sequence ATGAAATTTACCGATAAATGTTACACTAGTTACGAAATATCTCATTCACACCCTGGACATTTATACGTTCATTCACACGTAAATCAACTTTTGTTTTGCGAACAAATCGAATTGAACGAAAATGAATTCAGTGTAAACATGAAAGATTTCAAGTTAACAATTATTTCACGAAATACTGACATTGAACAAGATGATTATATGTTGATGTCACCTCGGAAAGCAAGATTATGCGTAAACCGTTTGCAGACTGTGAATACACGAAAAGATTCTTACAATTCTACAGTTGTGTGGAACACAGTCGCATTGGTGGTCACTTGTATATCACTAGTTTGTTTAGTTTTAACGTTTTTgacttattgttttttttcgagTTTGAGAACCCTTCCAGGAAAAAATAATATGTGTTTAGTATTTGCAATGTTCTGTGCGCAGTTCGTTTTTCAGTTTGTAGAATTTGGTACAAAATCTGATATCGGATGTAAAGTTATCGGTGttttaatacattatttttggTTGGTAACGTTTGGTTGTCTCAATGTATGTTCTTTTCATATGTTCTACGTTTTTACAAGCAAAACAAGCATTCATATATCCGAAACTTCTAGACTGgcagtttatatattttattcttatGGGATACCAGCAATAGTTGTagtattaaatattattataactAGAAGTCTATCTAGCGTTACATTGATTGGATACGGAGGTCACGTTTGTTTTTTGAATCAACAAATCGCATTCTTTGTTACTTTCATAATTCCAATAAATCTAGTTtgcttttcaaatattttcttcttCATTGGGACTGCTTTCAAAATTGCACGACgaccaaaattgaaaaatgattcaCAAATGAGTTTAAATCAAATTCAATTTAGAGTGTACGTAAAATTATTTTCTATAACGGGAATCTCTTGgatttttcaaattattgattCTTTCATACCTTTTTCAGCCTTTTCGATaatagtttcttttttaaacGCTTTACAGGGGGTGTTTATATTTATGTCGTATGTCTGTAATAGACGTGTAttaaatctatataaacaaacTAGAATGTCTCTAAGCGAAAACAGTGATTCAAAGACAACCAGACATACAACATCCACCGAACTGAGTAGAATGTAG